Below is a window of Blastocatellia bacterium DNA.
CGTCTGGACCAAAGAGCGGCGGCAATCGCCGGGAGATAATCGCGTCCCAGATGCGCGTGGACGATCTCGATGTCATAGTCTCGAATCACGCGGCTCAGCCGATAGGCCGAAAGCCCATCGAGCGAATTCCGCAGCGGCAAAACATGTGCGGCCACGACGTGCGGACTCACGCGCTCAAGGAGCGGACTGCCCGGGCGCACCGCGACATGCACCTCGTGCCCGCGCTCGCGTAATCCCACCACCAGATCGGCGACATGAAGTTCGCCACCACCGATCGCCGTCGCTGAGCAGACCTGAAGAATGCGCATCGGCTTGACAAGTCCAGGGGCAACCATACAAGATGCCCTCGGCATGTGGCAAGAGATGTCGCGTGAGGTGACGACTGCTGAAGCGCCGCTCGCGCTTTTCCTCCTGATCGCCTTTCTCTTCGGGCTCGCCGTGGGCAGCTTCTTGAACGTCGTGATCTATCGCGTCCCGCGCCGCATGTCCATCGTGCATCCCGGATCGCACTGTCCTCACTGCGGCGCGCGCATTCGTTGGCGAGACAATATTCCGATCCTCAGCTTCCTGCTTCTGAAAGGGCGCTGTCGTGCGTGTCATCGCCCCATCTCCTGGCTCTATCCGGCCGTCGAAGTCGGAACGGCGCTCGTGTTCATGCTCTTGGTCTGGGAACGTGGAGCAGGATGGGCGTGGGTGCCGGATGCCGTGTTCGTGAGCGTGCTCATCGCGCTCGCGGCGATTGACGCGCGCCATCGCTTGCTGCCGGATGCCCTCACTTATCCGGGATTCGTGTTGGCCGTCGGCTTGCGAGCGCTTGTGCCCGCAGGAGAAGACTTCGTCTTCGGCGCTGTGTTCGGGGGCTTCCTCTTCGAACACGCGCTCATCGCGGGCGCGGCGCTCATTATGGGGAGTAGTTTCTTGCTCTTCCTCCTGGAGCGCGTGGATTACCGAGTGCTCGGGCGTAGGCTCGAGGAGCAAGAGATCGCGCATGCGGGTGGAGGGGAATCGTCTTCTCTTCGAGAAGAGCGTCCGTTGGTGGAGCGAGAGGAGAAAAGCGCAGACGCTCACGCTGGCGATGAGGGATCTCGGGAAACATGGTCTCCCGAATGGGCAGCGCTCATTCTGGCGATCGGCCTGTCGGGAGTCTTCATCGCGCTCGGGCGCGATGACCTTTCCCGAGCAACGTCCGGAGTGCATTCGGCTCTCGGCGCACTCGTCGGAGCGATGGTCGGCAGCGGCGTGTTATGGCTCTCGCGCTTGGGATACTATGCCCTGCGCCGCTTGGAGGGCGTGGGCTTCGGCGATGTGAAGATGATGCTCATGGTCGGTGCCTTCCTAGGATTGGGCGGGACGCTTCTGACGATCTTCCTCGCATCGCTGCTCGGCTCAATCTATGGGGTGACGCTCATGTTCCTGACGCACGAGCGCAATCCGAAATTGCCCTTCGGTTCGTTCCTGAGCCTGGCCGCGCTCGTGGTCCTGTTGCTGTTCCGTTGAAGCGCTGCGCTTCCGAACGCCTCCACGCGCTCACGGAACGAGCAAGAGTTTACCCATGGAGGCCCGTGCGGCCAGAATGCGATGAGCCTCAGCAGCTTCAGCCAGGGGGAAGAGCTGCTCGATATGAATTTTCACCTGCCCTTCCTGAATCCACTGAAAGAGGGCGCGCGCGCGTTCCAGCAACTCCTCCCGCGTAGCCACATAGTGCGAGAGGTGTGGTCGGGTGAGGAATACTGAACCCTTCGCCGAGAGAACCAGGGGATCAATCGGAGGAACAGGACCGCTCGATTGACCGAAGAGCACGAGCAGACCGCGCGGCCTCAAGCAGTTCAAACTCTTCTCGAACGTCGCCTGACCGACCGAGTCATAAACGACGTCCACGCCACGTCCATCAGTGAGCCGTCTCACCTCGGCTTCGAAATCCTGCTGTGTGTAGAGGATCACTTCATCGGCGCCCGCTTCGCGCGCGCGTTGCGCTTTCTCTTCGGTCGAGACCGTGCCGATGACGCGCGCGCCTCGAAGTTTGGCCATTTGCACGATCAGAAGCCCCGTTCCCCCCGCCGCCGCATGCACGAGCGCTGTATCGCCTGGCTTGAGAGAATAGGTGCTGTGAGTGAGATAATGCGCCGTCAATCCTTGCACCATTGCGGCAGCGGCCGTCGGAAAATCTATCGTTTCCGGCAACGGGACTAATTTCCACGCCGGGACGATGGCACGCTCGGCATACGCTCCCAGCGCGAGCGCATAGGCGACTCGATCTCCCACGCGCACGTCCGCGACGTCAGGACCAATGGCTTCCACAACACCCGCGCCTTCAACTCCCAGCGTGAAGGGAAGCGGATTCGGATAGAGACCTGTCCGGTGATAGATGTCAATGAAATTGACGCCCGCAGCCTCGATCTTCACCCGCACTTCACCCGGCCCCGGCTCAGGAAGTGGGACGTCTTCATATCGCAGGACTTCTGGCCCACCATATTCGTGAACGCGGATCGCTCTCATCGTTCGTCCCTCCGGACATTCATCCCTTCCCACGAGACGCTGTAGTGTACACCACCGCGCGCGATCGGAAAACCTCGAGAGCGGGCGGATGACGTTGATAAGCTCATCGCGTGTAAGAATCTGACCCTCGATCAAGCAGACCGGATTCGATTCGTCCCTGGATCAACAACGCGCGGGGATAGCTGCCCCCGTGGGAGGCGAACGGCGCCATGAGAAAGAACGATCGAAACGCTCGTTCCCTCTTCGAACCCGGGAGCGCGACGCCCGACGCGAAGCCCACAAGGCCCGCTGGCGAATCGGCGAACTATGGTGCACTCAGATTCCAGCAAGTATATCCAGCGGGATTCCCACTCTTCGTCCAAGGCGCTCATGTCCAGGAGGTGGTCGGGATCGAATACGGACTCGTCAAGCTCGCGTGCGTGAGCGAGAGTGGGCGAGAGCTGATCATAGGAGTGTACGGCCCTGGTTGGATGCTCGGCATGGCCGCAGCAATTTTGCAACGTCCGGCTCCCGCTACCGCTGTGACGCTCACCCGCTGTAGCGTATGGCGGATACCGGTTGAGAATCTTCGTCGTCGGATCGAACAGTCGGATGATTTTTCCAAGCTCC
It encodes the following:
- a CDS encoding prepilin peptidase; the protein is MRIGLTSPGATIQDALGMWQEMSREVTTAEAPLALFLLIAFLFGLAVGSFLNVVIYRVPRRMSIVHPGSHCPHCGARIRWRDNIPILSFLLLKGRCRACHRPISWLYPAVEVGTALVFMLLVWERGAGWAWVPDAVFVSVLIALAAIDARHRLLPDALTYPGFVLAVGLRALVPAGEDFVFGAVFGGFLFEHALIAGAALIMGSSFLLFLLERVDYRVLGRRLEEQEIAHAGGGESSSLREERPLVEREEKSADAHAGDEGSRETWSPEWAALILAIGLSGVFIALGRDDLSRATSGVHSALGALVGAMVGSGVLWLSRLGYYALRRLEGVGFGDVKMMLMVGAFLGLGGTLLTIFLASLLGSIYGVTLMFLTHERNPKLPFGSFLSLAALVVLLLFR
- a CDS encoding quinone oxidoreductase; the protein is MRAIRVHEYGGPEVLRYEDVPLPEPGPGEVRVKIEAAGVNFIDIYHRTGLYPNPLPFTLGVEGAGVVEAIGPDVADVRVGDRVAYALALGAYAERAIVPAWKLVPLPETIDFPTAAAAMVQGLTAHYLTHSTYSLKPGDTALVHAAAGGTGLLIVQMAKLRGARVIGTVSTEEKAQRAREAGADEVILYTQQDFEAEVRRLTDGRGVDVVYDSVGQATFEKSLNCLRPRGLLVLFGQSSGPVPPIDPLVLSAKGSVFLTRPHLSHYVATREELLERARALFQWIQEGQVKIHIEQLFPLAEAAEAHRILAARASMGKLLLVP
- a CDS encoding Crp/Fnr family transcriptional regulator gives rise to the protein MRKNDRNARSLFEPGSATPDAKPTRPAGESANYGALRFQQVYPAGFPLFVQGAHVQEVVGIEYGLVKLACVSESGRELIIGVYGPGWMLGMAAAILQRPAPATAVTLTRCSVWRIPVENLRRRIEQSDDFSKLLLQMASREAYEQIHCHVAMGLSTARERLEQVFRECLSTVNPTVGEVPLPLPLRQWELAALIAVAPEHLSRILREMEREGLIRRYKGRVIIADPQRLRRESEL